The genomic segment TCTTCTCAtcattatgacttagcatctcaaaaTTAAGAGTTAGTATTGTGAGGACAATACACTGAGAATGGGTTAAAAGATGAGAGGAACAATGCAGGAACCCGAGGTGAACGCGGGAGGAAGTTCTGAGCACAGGAGAGCACAGGACTTAACAAAAAGCAGAATATAAGGAAATAACTATAGCactaaaatatacatttacCACAGAGAGGTCTGTAACAACCTGCCAACCAGAGgctggagaaccaggaaatGAGTAGAGGCTTGTGATTAGATTGAAAGCAGGTGTGCTCCCGTCCACTGCAGGTGAACTGATTGCATGTCGTGGTGAACGCAGGAAAAGGAGGAGACGTAGGCGGAGCATgacataattatgacttagtttcTCAAAACTATGACCTAGTATGTCATAATTCTTACTTAGTATATCAAATTATGACCTAGTTTGTCATAATTCTTACTTAATGTATCAAATTATGACCTAGTATGTCATAATTCTTACTTAGTGTATCAAATTATGACCTAGCATGTCATAATTCTTACTTAGTGTATCAAATTATGACCTTGTATGTCATAATTCTTACTTAGTATGTCAAATTATGACCTTGTATGTCAAATTATGACCTTGTATGTCATAATTCTTACTTAGTATGTCAAATTATGAGCTTGTATGTCATAATTCTTACTTAGTGTATCAAATTATGACCTAGTATGTCATAATTCTTACTTAGTTTCTCAAAACTCTGACTTATCTCATTGTAAAGAGATGATAATGAGATACTATGTCATCATTGTGACTTATTAAATTATGACTCAGTATCTAAGAATTATGACTtagtttttcaaaataataacttATTATCTCATAGAAGAGAGATGTTATCTCatcattatgacttagtatctcataactaTTACATAGTATCTTGTAATTACATACAGGATTGTGTGAAAGTCATTATATTAATTACAGTCTTTAAAAATAAGTGAGCAGTTTCATTGGTTTCATTCTCAAAAGCATGAACTACCTGTTTTTaataagacacaacacaacactgaactgtagaagaggaaggaaaacCAAAGCATCGCACATACTGTCTCTGTAACTGAGGTGGTGACTGTAAAGCAGAAGTACAAAGCTATTAATCgaaatcataaaaatatgtCTCACTAGGGCAACAAGTTTTAACACAAATGATATAATCCTGCGCACATAAAGAAGATTATTTGTGGGAAACGTGGCAACCAGTGGTGACGACGTCACCCATGAGAATCTGACCCTGAGCCCCCAGAATCAtgatttgttgacattttgcaacaGGAAGGTCATGTAATTTAGCTATTTTCCTCTGAATTggaccatcatttacaaaattgacatcatgttctattgaaaaaGAGCTGTATTAGCACTGGAGACCATTCACTCCTCAGTTATTTTTGCCCCCCAGTGGCCATTCAGTATATATTTACTTTAGCATTGGCATTCACCAGAAAATTACATCCACGTTTTTTAATATAGAGTCTATGATTTGGAAGAATAAAATGTTACTGCACGTctttatgtaatataataattgtTGGCTTTTATGTtctattaaataataacaataataacaataataaaaatcttATATTacctttaaaaaatatttcacatcaggagttgtgaaatgtttaaaagtgaTGAATTTgtctaatgtttttgtttttaattctctctctgtgtagcTTTAAATTAACAGCCTGTTCTCTGTCccacaggaaaacacagaatCTCACATCTTCAGAGACGAACGGTCGTCAACAAACAGTAAGACTTTACTCATTTTCTTGCTAAAAACCTTCAAAAGCTTTGACAGTTGAAACACAATAATTGTGTTACATATCCAAATCAACAGAATTAAGTAGGTGGACGATGTCACTgcattatgactttattctcataatattacgacttcattctaATAATATTAACTTCTCATTATATTGCAACTTTATTCTAGAAATATTCATTTTTTCTCTTCaatttggccctaatactacgaaacaaaaattaaaatagaATGAACCTCTAACCCTGGTAACCCAGTAACCTCAGGAATCAAACTAAATGAACCAGTGTGGACAGTGGGATTAGCACAGAGACTGCACAGGTGGGACAAACTGGACACAGATCAATCGCATTAGGCAATCAAAGGTGTCGCCAGGACAggaagttaaattaaaaaaggtaCACACACGAGGAAggagtacaaaataaaactggaaacaattaaaacagaaataacaacataaatccAGGGGCCGTCACAATGTTGCCTACCACTGCTTTAACAAGCTCCAATGTTCATTGATTGATTGTATATGTTCAATattatttgaacacattttattgtgaacgGGTTCAGCAGACAAAGATAGACAGTTTTAAACCTCACTGTTTTTCCATGGCTTTCTTATCCCCCCCATCCACTGCCTGTGGGTTGCCACAATGATCATTTTCAATAGgttaatactaataattattgAATGTCTGGCTTTCTGAATATACAATAGAATAGAACCTTATTGTCCAGCCTGATCAggacaaaaatatttttacattatgtGAAATACAGATTTAAAAAGTACAGATTTTGTGTGAGAGTTGCTGCAGATCAGTCCTCTCCCCGCTGCGCTTATTATTTCAGACGTGTCTGAACGATAACCACAACCTCTCGGCTCACTAATGGAGTTGAGCTGTGGCGTTCTGCCATCAAGGCGTACGGAAAACGTTTTCAGTCAAAGGTTGTTATAAAGGCGGAATGATTGAGAGGAtaacagtgtgttgttttgataAACAACTGTGGTCTGTGTCTAAACACACAAAgcgagctgtgtgtgtgtgtgtgtcacagtgtcgACGGAGAGCGTTTCAGTTTCAAGGCTGGATTTTCACTTACACATGTCATTGAGGTTTGGAACGAGGACTTTCTTCCTACTGGAACAGATCCTGCGTCTGGTTTCACTGCGGCTTCAGATTTTAAAAACCACACTCCAGGATCTCTTTCACATACTAttccactgtcactgttattattattatcatcactgattttttcccctctaattCTTTCATTTCTTGTGTTTTAGGGCGGGGGGGAGAATAAACGTGTCATAACACTGTCATGGAAAATGATAACAAACATATTTCTCAATTATTAATTCACTctacataaaataaatgcattgaATCATGTTTCACTGATtctaatataatatcatattcATTTTGAACTTTGcacaaaatgactcatttttacttttcattgtTGCTGATTTGGTttgttatctatctatctatctatctatctctaaataaataaataaatgaaatacatttttattttgttttaatacaaaCTCTTGCTTAAAAACTATGATGCAAATATGACATACTTTTATactgtaaaacatttaatttccatgtttctccattttctcttttattattgttaattgtttatatatacagtataattcatattttcaccattttaatCTTCTGAAACTAAATTTAGCTCAGCTAAACTTAAATAAACCTCACTAAGTGAAGGTAAACTGCCTGATGCATTTACTCTGAGATACTCTACAGATGACTCTACAGAAAGATGAAGCATAAATGATGCCATTTGTCCACGTTGTTGCTGTGTAGttattttagtgccatttttccATCTGTAGTATCTCAGGCTTCACTTAAAGCAGCCGCTGGCTGCAGAATCAAAATCCCTCATAAAATCCCTGGCAAGTAAAGTGTGAAAGATTTTTTCCTAAATGTTTCTCTCCTCATCTTCACAGTAGCAACGCGTACCAGGAGACAAACCAGCAAAGCgtcactcctcctctgcctcctcggACACAGTTTCTCATGGCTGGTATGTCTCTGCTGTTGGATcatatgatgcaaaaaaaatccCCCCTAAAATTTCCCTCagtcctctctcttcctttttttttttttttacttcaccaCCACATTATCACAACTGTGCACAGAAAAACCTCAGTGCACAATCTGCCTTTTGACAATGAACACACATGAGTTCATCACTGGTCACAACTGTCTGTGAACTGGACCCAGATCCAAGACCAAaccacatattttttttattcattggAGAAGAAAAGTACTATTGTTACTAAAATAGCTTCACTGTCAGATTTTTATAAGCACATTTAAACCTAACATTAGTGTAGGGTTGTAGTAGTGGTTTGATAGTGTTTTAGATAATGTTTGGGGGCGGTCTATTGTATAGTATTTTGTTGTACTTCCTTTAGATAGTTTTGTTCATGAATTGTATGGTATTGGCATCTTTAGGCTTTACAAAATggggtttttcttctttctttgtgttgttcagtcaaagttatgatttattttacattgtgtattttgtttaaaacaagattcgcaataattgtgcagaagtcacaaaatagaccagttttattttacttttgcttataaaaacaagccaaattttttaaatttagtactttttgctggcgtatatttatatagttggtgaaaatgaaatcatttcaTCAGTTTGCCTattggttgtgctgaaaaaaaggatatgagacactctatactgcacattcttataatttctgtatgtttcatcatagtaatggaaaaaatcaGCCTAAATGCTCTTAGTTCTATGCACACCACTGTGACCACAAGGGAGCTGAGCTTAAAGCAAAGCTCAGGCCCACACACTGTTGAGAATTAACGTGACGTATTATCAGCTTGTCCTAATGATATCTGTTGTTTCAGAGGCACAAAGCTATGAGAACCTGGCTGACACACCTGTAGACGGAAATAATAAGAAgattaacaacaataaacagCTTGTTGATGACTACGAGCAGGCTCTGAATGACTACGAGCAGCCGCAGGAGGAATATGTGCAGCCTAAGGATGACTACGAGCAGCCGCAGGAGGAATATGTGCAGCCTAAGGATGACTACGAGCAGCCTGAGGAGGAATATGTGCAGCCTAAGGATGACTACGAGCAGCCTGAGGAGGAATATGTGCAGCCTAAGGATGACTACGAGCAGCCTGAGGAGGAATATGTGCAGCCTAAGGATGACTACGAGCAGCCTGAGGAGGAATATGTGCAGCCTCAGGATGACTACGAGCAGCCTGAGGAGGAATATGTGCAGCCTCAGGATGACTACGAGCAACCACAGGAGGAATACCTTCAGCCTCTGGACGTAGACTTGCAGTCTCAGGAGATCCTCTCTCCTCCGTTCAATAACCCAGATCCATCAATGGACAACGTTTCCATGGAGGATTACGACGACATCGGAGGTGAAGACGAAAACCAGGGTGAAGAGGACTACGACGATGTGGGTTAAACAACCCACGAGAGACTGAGAGTTTGACCCGAGTGACCCTTTCTCATCCAGATCCTACAAGAGCAGAGAGACGAAGACAACTTCACCTTTGTTTTCATGAACAAGGTGAAATGAATGGGGAGAAAAGTATAAAGAGCTGCTCTGAAATCTGCTGAATAGAAAGCACTAAAATCACATGAAATCACGTGAAATGCCAGCTATTGAATATAagcatacatttgtttttataaaggtgGCTATTGAGTGAGCATTCAGGTTGTTCTTGAGTAAAATAAACCTTATTTTTGCATGATGAATGCCCACTGACAGTTGTAGAATTCAATGGACTCTGATGGACACCTTTTCTACTGGAGAAATTGCCTCTAAATGAGCAAAGACTGCTGAGAGAAGCTCCTGTGGCTCCAGGGTCAAGAAATGTTTGAAAGTTGCAAAGTCTTATCAAACTTCATTCCCGGGTTTTAGTGGATTTTTGTTGGCTATGACTTGCATAAAAATATTAAttggcattattattatcatcacatCATGCCATGCAAATTCCAGTGTGATTTCAGGCACAGAATCTTCCTGCCAGTAACATATCCATTAGCCATGACTATTTTTGGCAAGCCTACAACTTGGAACAGTGCCaaatctttttgtcttttttttttgccttactTAATTTTATTACCACTTTATTACCAGTTTGGGCAAACTGTACAGTTACAGATTGCCTCCTTCCTAAAGTTATCAAAACAAAGtgaatcacaaaaacaacaaaattgaGATCAATAGTAATGATACAGTGgttttcttattttgtattttttatataaaatggtataaaacatatttagtgCAGTCCCAAGTTGTAAAAGCTAATATTTGCTATCAACACTGATGGCTAATGGCTATGCTAACAGCGAGGAGAGTAAACATACTGAAGCAAAAGTGAAGGTTGTTAGAAATATTACAGTTAAGTACAAATGTTTCCCTAAAATACAGTAAtattaatacaataaaacaattatatatgtataattattattattgttattatgttacATTACCTAACTGGGCGTATGCAGCACTTTAGCCCAAGACGACAGTGTTGcttgtttttacagtgcagaCTTTCTTTGTACTTGTATTACTTGCACCGttcattattttcatcagtAAAATCTGAGTTAATTATTCTCTTCTTTCATGTGATTAAAATATTCCCCTGTTGTCTGTGGCAGTGTCTTCACGTTGgcagatggacacacacatcaccacttcagaggttgtgtgtgtgtgtgtaaactctgGTTTTAGCTAATGAGGCACTGCCTCTTTTTTGTGGCGAGAAAATGTGTCTTGGAGAAGTTGGTCATGAACATAAGCACCTATAGACATTCTGTAAAAACCATATCCTACTTTatgagagtgtgtttgttagAGTCCTCAACAACtagaacatttaaataactgACAACAGTTAGACTGTTGCCTGTAATGTAAGATTCACACATGTAAGCTAACCATTTAGTATTAGTAATATACTTTTGGAGTGAAGTACAGCTTTGATGCTAATCCCCCTTAATAACATGTGTCCCAATGTTCTTAAACATTCACATGTTTGTGGCTcaattatattctttttttgttctatttttctAAATATTTAATACTGAATACTGAGTTTGATGTCTGATCATTTTTCAATAATGACCTTGTTTGACAGTGCATTTGAGGTCATAAAAATGCTCGTCACTCACTTTATACCCACACACTGTCCAGTAAGaaagtattcatttattttattgttctatTTGACTATTCAATTTCCAACATCTGAGCTAATCCCCACCCCAACGTGTTCTTGGTTTTCTGAATTATTTGTAGTTTCATCTAGCTAGCTGAGTCATATCGGCTACACTGCTGCGTGTCATGTAAATGAACTATTTAGTACAAGTAGTATACTTTCATAGTGACATACAAGCTTTGGAATATAGTCTCCATTCTGTGCGAAATGTTTAGTGTGAGGAAAGTTCATAAAATTTACCTTTGGAGGATGCGGGCATCGATCCCGCTACCTCTCGCATGCTAAGCGAGcgctctaccatttgagctaatcccccCGTGCTCCTGTATCGGACGTCCGTGAACGCACCACCACATGAGTACGCTGGACTACGGAAACTTGAGTattaaattatttctttaagtctttattgatattttttcaCAGGGGTCATCACTGAGgtgtttgtacttttacttttatgcCTTTTCTtactctctttctgttttttttttatctctaatATTGGCCGTGTTTGATGATGCATTCAACGCCCTAAGCATGCCTGGGAATCACAGAATTGTGTGCACTTGCCCAGTCTggtgtaaaacaaaaaccaacccagttattttaattttatattcaAACTAAGTGCGTCACTGACATAAAAACAGAGAGTCAATAAGTCAGTAAAGGGAAACAATAAGTCTATGTATCCAAAAACGTGTTTATAAGAGTTTAATCGCGTAGAAATATTTCTGGCCTGGAGgtttatttaaatacaacaGTTGAGGACAATGCAAATGTAATTATGCAAACCAGTTTTGTGAATCTTAACTCTAACTTGATTATATatctttataataataaaacaatagagCTTATTCACTGTTATCTATGTAcaatctttcattttcacttttttcttcaCTCTGTTTACCTTGGGTGCCCCCTAGTGGGTGTGAGAGCCCAAATAATACTGAgactggggggggggtcaaaaATTATTTGGTCaagtttttaagaaaaacaccCAAAGCCAACAGTTTGTTGACCTACATTCATGGAGTGATTCCTCACACAGAGAccacataataacataatatgcAACAACATAATAACACAGTGTctgacgctctctctctctctgtgtcctcggTTGTTTACATGGAAGAGATCTGGGTTTGGATGCAAGGACTGAGCCACAGTTTGGGGTTTTAGTGAACTCAGACGTGATGAAGGCCAAAAAAGTGGGTGAAAGTTGTGGGGGAATTTACACCCAAAAGAACTCAAATGCACAAAAATCAGCtcagcaaaaaaacaagaatccaACGTTACCATGACAGCAGATCACTTTTTCACTTCTTTGACCTTGTTTTTAAGTTATaaaacagtataataataataatgagaataaaTTGTTTATTAGCAGTTACCTTCGCATTTATTTAACTGCTTGTTTAAAAGAAGCagaataaaaaattattttcatgtttttgtgtaatCTCAGCTTCATACTCCCTCAGTTGTACAGTTAATCACTGATATGTTGTGTCTGTAATGTAGCTtttggtgtgtctgtgtgtgacactAAGTGTATAtgatttaaattgaattgagtGACGACTTcaattttgaaatgtttgcacCGGAAGTTAGGCTTAAATAGTTAGGCTTAAATAGGCTAAGGGCTCTAACTTCATATACATACAGAGAGAGCAACATTAAATtaactatttattttatatttaacatttaataaaaatagcataattcatattttatttaaaaactgctTTGTGTGGGAAAACAGCTTAAGCAGATGAAATAAGGAGAGAAGcatgtggacattttttttccatgaatcaGTAGTTTAATACAGCTGTGCTCCTGCTTCTTcctgtttgaatgtttgaacttgtttcagctctaacttCTCACAGTCAGCATCACTTTTTGCTGAAAACgcatgttttttcttcattttatcacattttaattcaaattatTCATACTATAATGGTGCCAGTATGCGGCTGCATGTGTAGCATATACAGTAAGTGAATATTTTACAATTTCAATTAGATTTTATTAAACTTGTGACACCATTTTAAGAGAGATTGTGATGAAAATCCCATCAAACAATGCAGTTGCTGGTATATCTTGCAATTATTTGTAATACCAAGCTGTCAAATTGCTATATTTGCTTTTAAATCATAATATTGTTCTTTGTCACTTATTATTAAGTTGTTGCTTGAATTAAtcattttatgtatttgtaaTGCATGGGATAATTGAAAAGGGttacatttccttttatttaattGACTTTAATCATATTACTGTAAGTGCAGCTGTAACTATATTTTTATCACTCTGTTACTATTCATACACTTTATGATTATTTTGGTAATTAAGCTTTTCGGTTGCATGTtattatagtagtagtagtagtagtagtagtagtagttgctGTTTAGGTTTATCAAAAGTTTTACCAAGGGtgaaatttgtatttttattttgaaagagttCACCGGAAGTGCAACAGTTAACTGCATCCCCCGGCTTGACTCTCCATGCGGACAGATCGCATCTTGCATTCCGACGGCAGCGGGATGTAACCGCTGCTGACTTCATGTCTCCGAGCCGCGTTGTGAAGGAATAAAATGTCCCTGGTGAAGGAGTCCGGCTCTTGTCCTGACGGTTACCGGGCTCTGAGCACTAGTGAGCTGCGGGAGCTTCTCCAGGACGACGACAAAATGGACCAAATCATCCGACTGAATGAAACGGTGGGTTCCGCTGCTCTGTTCCCCCCGAAGAACCCGGGGTGTCCGGAGGAATCTGCGCCTTATTAACGCTTCATTACGTCCCTTTTATCGCCTGTAACAATGCCGTTCTCTCGTTTTCACTCTGCGTGTTTTGTTCTCTCTTCGCTGAAAATTagtgtttatgtattttgtgtCATATAACATGATATGTGTAGCAACGTAAATCCGCTTATTACATGGCTCATCGATCGTGTGCGTGGCGAGCGGTCGCATTTCCAATCTGGTTTTTACCGACTTTTTTATATTTGCGTAAATTAAACAGATGCCGAACAGAAGATTTAAAGCAGATTTGTGGATCTGTTTAATGTTCGCGTGATTAGTTTGATCTACAAGTGTTCGTAGTGCACAAAAGGCATCGTGGTGTTGGAGCCGCTATGCATTTGCAGTCCTTACGCCAAACTCCGTTTAAATACCTCGCAAAATAGAGTTTTTCCATCTCCCTGCAC from the Solea solea chromosome 4, fSolSol10.1, whole genome shotgun sequence genome contains:
- the LOC131458654 gene encoding drebrin-like protein; protein product: MGLLRRYMWLWVMIVVLFGSFIIIIFFLLINRCISRSGKHRISHLQRRTVVNKHSNAYQETNQQSVTPPLPPRTQFLMAEAQSYENLADTPVDGNNKKINNNKQLVDDYEQALNDYEQPQEEYVQPKDDYEQPQEEYVQPKDDYEQPEEEYVQPKDDYEQPEEEYVQPKDDYEQPEEEYVQPKDDYEQPEEEYVQPQDDYEQPEEEYVQPQDDYEQPQEEYLQPLDVDLQSQEILSPPFNNPDPSMDNVSMEDYDDIGGEDENQGEEDYDDVG